In Colletotrichum destructivum chromosome 8, complete sequence, the following proteins share a genomic window:
- a CDS encoding Putative protein kinase has product MSRSVFQQQLEHQNGPHQPDCPCRGPGEDLLTYRRRLRNESSAKMAAVRGEKYNKIKDNGRMTDKRFGSVVFDTEPHGLAQPYETQDFSAADLDAAIRKYGQWGETPYKGYGVVVQKIIGAGRFGIIALVHCLREGGAIVPCVLKLEKHRHHVHGTLAREEFALKKFKGAKHILKILDLTEKIKEERFDDSKLYAAGQVGRQPGRGPGDEERDKLWHLENFAHQPIRNFIFVEHAAQGDLNMWLSKASRSGTRWPVRAIWMLFKSLAQGLAGMGHPLQERFDGSRSEWDPNDSIEENLPDDFPMSEMYQPQSTTHFDLEPRNVLASSSMTNGNMPVFKIADFGSVQFFSQIAMHKQYFDKELFWKCRFSGKGNYFAPEQFTRQWDFLNVQTHLADDNAPNPFVAEDGTKPPLAGNYGMHSNVFQVGVIIWCAITLCAFQPLTATTLTLPNGREVVTWGGALQHGRFNNVDKQLKCLVQHCMAEEPANRPSLGVLMRTIEDRLGSNDLESEVVVADWAHKFFSSPQSARNGGLKREFPGGDRDGDEEDAKRYAPRPRTEAQPMNQNVFQEPAHALNLLNQPVGNQQGGVSLQPAAADYPGPFVVNNTPAIDPRILQMSPREQMPPPIPPFGVQQVDTFTFGGNQMEQNTTAANFQPGGYFNVNAQYGENPFQPPMQQQQPQQQMQQQPMLFDPMQYMLPFNQPIQPRQNQPQQLRLQSQQQQLFGADQNQGLPEGDLW; this is encoded by the exons ATGTCACGTTCCGTCTTTCAACAACAGCTAGAGCACCAAAATGGCCCTCACCAGCCCGACTGTCCTTGTCGGGGGCCAGGAGAAGATCTATTGACGTATAGGCGCCGGCTGAGAAATGAGAGCTCAGCCAAAATGGCCGCGgtgagaggagagaaatACAATAAGATCAAAGACAACGGAAGAATGACCGACAAGCGTTTTGGGAGTGTCGTCTTTGACACAGAACCTCACGGATTGGCACAGCCATATGAGACACAGGATTTCAGCGCCGCCGATCTTGACGCTGCCATAAGAAAATATGGTCAATGGGGAGAAACCCCCTACAAAGGCTACGGTGTCGTGGTGCAGAAGATCATCGGAGCAGGTCGTTTCGGAATCATCGCCCTCGTACACTGCCTCAGAGAGGGTGGGGCCATAGTTCCGTGCGTGTTGAAGCTGGAGAAACACAGGCATCATGTTCACGGGACACTTGCACGGGAGGAATTTGCTCTAAAG AAATTCAAAGGCGCAAAGCACATTCTGAAAATCTTGGACCTCACGGAGAAAATCAAGGAGGAGAGATTCGATGACTCCAAGCTCTACGCGGCAGGCCAGGTAGGCCGGCAACCAGGGCGCGGACCCGGTGACGAGGAACGGGACAAGCTGTGGCACCTCGAGAACTTCGCGCATCAGCCCATTCGTAACTTCATCTTTGTCGAGCATGCGGCTCAAGGAGATCTGAACATGTGGCTGAGTAAAGCCAGCCGTAGCGGGACTCGCTGGCCCGTAAGAGCGATCTGGATGCTTTTCAAGAGCC TTGCCCAGGGACTCGCCGGAATGGGACATCCTCTGCAAGAACGCTTTGACGGATCCCGCTCGGAATGGGATCCTAACGATAGCATCGAAGAGAACCTCCCGGACGACTTCCCCATGAGCGAGATGTACCAGCCCCAATCGACGACTcacttcgacctcgagccgAGAAATG TCCTGGCAAGCAGCAGTATGACAAACGGCAATATGCCAGTCTTCAAG ATCGCCGATTTCGGATCCGTGCAGTTCTTCAGCCAGATTGCGATGCATAAGCAGTACTTTGA CAAGGAGCTCTTCTGGAAGTGTCGCTTCAGCGGGAAGGGCAACTACTTCGCTCCT GAACAATTCACTAGGCAGTGGGACTTCTTGAATGTGCAAACACACCTAGCTGACGATAATGCCCCCAACCCGTTCGTAGCCGAAGACGGGACCAAGCCTCCACTTGCAGGCAACTACGGCATGCACTCAAACGTCTTCCAGGTCGGTGTGATT ATATGGTGCGCCATTACTCTCTGCGCGTTCCAACCCCTCACGGCCACGACGTTAACCTTGCCCAACGGCCGTGAAGTCGTTACCTGGGGGGGCGCCCTCCAGCACGGGCGGTTCAACAACGTCGATAAGCAGCTCAAATGCCTCGTGCAGCACTGTATGGCAGAAGAACCCGCCAACCGTCCCTCCCTCGGCGTGCTCATGCGCACCATCGAGGACCGGCTTGGTAGCAACGACCTTGAGTCCGAAGTGGTCGTAGCCGACTGGGCGCATAAattcttctcctcgccccAGTCCGCCAGAAACGGCGGGCTGAAGAGGGAGTTTCCTGGCGGCGACAgggacggtgacgaggaggatgccaaGAGATACGCACCCCGGCCCAGGACCGAAGCCCAGCCCATGAATCAAAACGTATTCCAGGAGCCCGCGCATGCGCTCAACCTGCTCAACCAGCCCGTCGGTAACCAGCAAGGCGGAGTGTCCCTGCAGCCCGCGGCGGCTGACTACCCGGGCCCTTTTGTTGTGAACAATACCCCCGCCATCGATCCCAGGATCCTCCAGATGTCTCCGAGGGAACAGATGCCACCACCGATTCCGCCATTCGGCGTGCAGCAAGTTGATACCTTCACCTTCGGGGGTAACCAGATGGAGCAGAACACGACTGCGGCAAATTTCCAGCCGGGCGGATACTTCAACGTGAACGCACAGTATGGGGAAAATCCCTTCCAGCCGCCGatgcagcaacaacaaccacaacaacaGATGCAACAACAGCCGATGCTGTTTGATCCGATGCAGTACATGTTGCCTTTCAACCAGCCGATCCAACCCCGACAGAATCAACCGCAACAGCTAAGGCTACAAtcacagcaacagcagctcTTTGGGGCGGATCAAAACCAAGGGCTGCCCGAAGGTGATCTTTGGTAA
- a CDS encoding Putative AAA+ ATPase domain, ABC transporter type 1, transmembrane domain-containing protein, producing MAEQSTLRQSAAEEAIAAFFEKYSTLIRTRLRNTSRTTRLLGTLAFVASIILSAAGGRRWWRQRREEKEQGRKLVRTNSWLHNKDGSRTIYVPYKDGTSKVVIQTTKPLTFEAHRRLFLNPPRVSGLGDGTVPSAQTKPGLNLAFLHQFLSLMSIMIPRWSSKEAGLLLSHSVFLMLRTYLSLVVARLDGEIVRDLVAGQGKAFLWGLVKWCGLGGFASYTNAMIKFLESKVSIAFRTRLTRYIHDLYLNNNLNYYKLSNLDGGVGQGADQFITQDLTLFCAAAANLYSSLGKPFVDLCVFNYQLFRSLGPLALTGLLSNYFLTASILRRLSPPFGKLKAVEGRKEGDFRSLHARLIANAEEIAFYGGADMEKQFLNKEFKSLKNWMEGIYMLKIRYNMLEDFILKYSWSAYGYLLSSLPVFLPAWGGLGGAAELAQNAPKGSRERGRMKEFITNKRLMLSLADAGGRMMYSIKDLSELAGYTSRVYTLISTLHRVHADAYFLRGQQNELYSLSDVQGTIQKGFDGVRFENVPVVAPALWPTGGEELMESLSMVVRRGEHLLISGPNGVGKTAIARILAGLWPVYRGLVSRPKDIGQDGIMFLPQRPYLSIGTLRDQVIYPDGHHDMREKRKSEDDLKRILEDARLGYLPDREGGWDTRKEWKDVLSGGEKQRMGFARVLYHEPQFAILDEGTSAVSQDVEGLLYEVCKEKGITLITISTRASLKKYHTYNLILGGGERGDEWEFERIGTEREKMQVEKELQDLRERLEQVETWKARRQEIEEELSRVWVAGGDDLDPPSYAASESDSAKSKGKETASLQDLQGDA from the exons ATGGCCGAACAATCAACGCTGCGCCAATCGGCCGCAGAAgaagccatcgccgccttcttcgagaaATACTCGACCCTCATTCGTACCCGCCTCCGGAATACGTCCCGCACAACCCGTCTGCTCGGCaccctcgccttcgtcgcctcCATCATTCTCAGCGCTGCGGGAGGCAGGCGCTGGTGGAGGCAGCGccgggaggagaaggaaCAGGGCCGCAAACTCGTCCGCACGAACTCGTGGTTGCACAACAAAGATGGCTCGCGCACGATATACGTCCCTTATAAAGACGGCACCTCCAAAGTTGTCATCCAGACAACAAAGCCGCTGACTTTCGAGGCGCATCGCCGACTCTTTCTTAACCCTCCTCGGGTGTCCGGGCTCGGCGATGGCACCGTGCCCTCGGCGCAGACGAAGCCCGGGCTGAACCTGGCCTTCCTGCACCAGTTCCTTAGTCTGATGAGCATCATGATCCCGAGATGGTCGAGCAAGGAGGCCGGCCTGCTTTTGAGTCACAGTGTATTCTTGATGCTCCGGACATATCTGtcccttgtcgtcgcccGGCTTGATGGTGAGATCGTGCGCGACCTTGTCGCTGGGCAGGGGAAGGCATTCCTCTGGGGACTCGTAAAG TGGTGCGGTCTCGGCGGATTTGCATCGTACACCAATGCGATGATCAAGTTCCTCGAGTCCAAGGTGTCCATCGCTTTCAGGACCCGCCTCACCCGATACATCCACGACCTCTACTTGAATAACAATCTGAACTATTACAAGCTGTCTAActtggacggcggcgtcggccagggCGCGGATCAGTTCATCACGCAAGATCTGACACTGTTTTGCGCTGCGGCCGCGAACCTGTACTCGTCGCTGGGCAAGCCGTTTGTCGACCTTTGCGTGTTCAACTATCAGCTCTTCCGCTCCCTCGGCCCGCTGGCTCTCACCGGCCTGCTGAGCAACTATTTCCTGACAGCGAGCATTCTGCGTCGGCTTTCGCCGCCCTTCGGCAAGCTCAAGGCGGTGGAGGGCCGTAAGGAGGGTGACTTCAGGAGCCTGCACGCGCGCCTGATCGCCAATGCCGAGGAGATTGCGTTTTACGGTGGTGCCGACATGGAGAAGCAATTCCTCAACAAGGAATTCAAGTCTCTCAAGAACTGGATGGAGGGCATCTACATGCTCAAGATCCGCTACAACATGCTGGAGGACTTCATCCTTAAATACAGTTGGAGTGCCTACGGTTACCTGCTGTCGTCGCTGCCGGTGTTCCTTCCGGCGTGGGGTGGCCTGGGTGGCGCTGCCGAGCTGGCACAGAATGCCCCCAAGGGCAGCCGAGAGCGCGGTCGTATGAAGGAGTTCATCACCAACAAACGTCTCATGCTCTCGCTGGCAGATGCCGGCGGCAGGATGATGTACTCCATCAAGGACCTGTCCGAGCTGGCCGGCTACACCAGCCGAGTCTACACGCTGATCTCGACGCTTCACAGAGTTCACGCCGATGCCTATTTCCTTCGTGGACAACAAAATGAGCTGTACTCGCTTTCGGATGTCCAGGGAACTATCCAGAAGGGATTTGACGGCGTCCGGTTCGAAAACGTGCCTGTTGTTGCTCCGGCGCTGTGGCccacgggcggcgaggagctgatGGAGTCGCTCTCTATGGTGGTCAGGAGAGGGGAGCACCTTCTC ATCTCCGGCCCTAATGGTGTGGGAAAGACGGCAATTGCTCGTATCCTTGCGGGACTGTGGCCAGTGTACCGAGGTCTTGTCAGTCGGCCCAAGGATATCGGCCAGGACGGCATCATGTTCTTGCCGCAACGACCATACCTCAGTATTGGCACGCTCCGTGACCAGGTCATCTACCCGGATGGCCATCACGACATGCGTGAGAAGAGGAAGTCCGAAGACGACCTTAAGCGCATCTTGGAGGACGCTCGCCTCGGCTACCTCCCTGATCGCGAAGGCGGCTGGGACACCCGCAAGGAGTGGAAAGACGTCCTTAGTGGTGGCGAAAAGCAGCGCATGGGCTTTGCTCGTGTGCTGTACCACGAGCCCCAGTTTGCCATTCTCGACGAGGGAACCAGCGCCGTGTCTCAAGACGTCGAGGGCTTGCTTTACGAGGTGtgcaaggagaagggcattA CCCTCATCACCATCTCGACACGCGCTTCGCTCAAAAAGTACCACACGTACAACCTTATCCTCGGAGGGGGCGAGCGCGGTGACGAGTGGGAGTTTGAGAGAATCGGAACGGAGCGAGAGAAGATGCAagtcgagaaggagctccAGGATCTCCGAGAACGCCTCGAGCAGGTGGAGACGTGGAAGGCAAGACGGCAGGAAATTGAGGAGGAGCTCTCTCGTGTGTGGGtggctggcggcgacgatTTGGACCCCCCTTCATATGCCGCCAGTGAGAGCGACTCGGCGAAGAGCAAGGGGAAGGAGACAGCATCGCTACAAGACTTGCAGGGTGATGCTTGA